In the genome of Phragmites australis chromosome 9, lpPhrAust1.1, whole genome shotgun sequence, the window ATTGTTCTGATGCTAAGCATTTCGAGGCACTTCAATATTTTGTCCCGAGCATATATCCCTTAAAGACttctatatattaaaaatacgGTTGTAGTCGAAATTAATATGTATTTGATCGCTTCAGCTCTATACTCTTGAAGTCTATCTGATTTTTCCAGGCAATGATAGCTCGAGGATTTCACGGTGATCCAAGCAATCACAAGATCTACTTTCTTACAGATTCTTCATTTGGCATTGCGGATCTCTTTTCATTGCTTTGCCTATTTGCTCTAATGGGCCTGGCATCCttttctgatcagttggtttgATGGTACCGAAAAGGTATTCATGAGCTATCTGTTTGATATCGTGGGGAACATGTAAACTTATTAGTTTCTTCCTCGTTGTTTCAGTAACTCATCAGGATTATCATGAGAACCTCATCCCTACGTTGGCTCAAAATGTGATTAAACAAAAAACAATTTTGGAGCCTATTGGAGCAGCACATTCAATGCTGTGGAAACATAGTAAGAACAAGATTTTGTTGAGAACAAAAACTAGAGTTTACGGTGTATATACTATATGACCCCCTTTATTGGAAAGTGGTAGCAAAGGATTACACTAACACGACGTTCCAAGCAGATGAGTTAAGTTATGTGCTCTATACCTAAACAAAAGATGAGGTGTCCACTTCCGTTACATGCGTCGTTTAaaaggccaggccagcagtgAACGATGATTATTTAAGGCTACCTTGGATTGTAGGGTTTCCAAAGGAATTTTGGAAGACTTGAATTCTCAGGATTGTTTTATACGAGTGACATCCAAATCTGTAATTTGAAAAGATGGTTTCACGGCTATAGACAGCATTCACGTTTGTATACTAGGTCACAGACGCTATGATAATATAAGGTATAAATGGCACGGAAAAGGAATCGTCGCTCGTGACAGTCAGAAGACTACGTTAATTCCAATGCATAGACGAcaggcaaagaaaaaaaatagcttcaACAGTGATTATAGTTTACTAggtagaggggggggggggaatagaCATGATGTCAATACAGGTTCCACAACCCTTTCTTAGGTGCTTCCAGAGTTTAACATTACACTGAACCAGAATGAAGTTGATGACACCTAGAACATTATGGGAGTACAATCTTGTCCATGGAACATTTACACTGCTGATCCAGGATCATTGATAACACCCAGAAAGTCATCTTTAATTGTTCCGATACAAAACTGCAACCAAAGGGATCGAACTGTTAGAACATTGCACACAAGTACATGAGCCTAAAGGCGTCAATATAGCATGAATTCGGATACACAACAAAGTTTGTAACAAAATTATCTTCCTGCTTTAGGTGTCTAACGTGCTTTCACAAAGAGATAAGCAAACAAAACGTAATCTTACAACAGATAACTATCAGTGCATACAACAGATCATCTAGGTCCATACTCGATACCAAACAGGATTAGGGTATGTAAAACTCAATTAGTTATAATTTACGGCTACAGGATTTCACATCTTTAAATGACAAAAGAACAAACCTATTTGCATCCCTAAATTTATTGTGATTATGTGATAGTTGATAATTCTTTGGACTGATTAATTTGGCATGCATCCAGGTCATTATTTCCTATAAGACCACACATATCTTTTCACAGACATTAAAACAAAAGAAACCATATGCAGTCATCAAATGGTACTGCATAGTGCATACACATTAATGCATTTACACCACCAGTTAGAAACGTACATAGGTAGTTTCTACATTTCTATACTCGAAATTCTAACAAAGCCTGAGCACATCGAAGTTGGAATCTGTGTGGATGAATGTACATGGTAATGGACTTACGATTTCTGTTGCATCAACACGAGTGCCAATAATCTTCAACCGCACTTCACTCTCTTTTTGAATTTTCACCTGAGTTGGACAAACAAGTAACTCCCAATTAACACAGTTAAATAACTAAAGCATAAGTTTTCAACAGAATAATCATTCTGTCTCAAAATGATGCCCAATATTAACACATattatattctaaaaatatatttgcatTCATGTAACATGTTACATGCATATCAAGCAATCGGATTGGACATAACGATAAAACTACCAGCAATTTTAGTTTACTGCAAACACGAGAACAATAATCCAATGAATATCCATCAGAAAGAAAGTATTTGTTTACTGCAAACTTGATGAACTTAAAATAATAACCTGGAGGCAGTAGTTGTAGATAATTAGAAGAATCAGAATTGCTACTCATAGAACAGATGCATACCGATCCATCAGACGTTGTGTAGTTTGGCACATCACCAGATTGGAACTCCATATCATCAGGAATCAACTGCATACCAAAATTGAACAGAGCAAAGCATTACTGAACAGAACAAGATCGTCAGACAGTAAAAGTTGAACAAGAACTTTATGCTAGTATTGTAGTCACTAGAATAAACAGCCATGTTTTATCAAAACGATTAAGGCCTGAGGAGTACTAGTTTTATCCCCAGAATGATGTATCAATTAATTGAACAAAGAAGTAGTTTTATCCCCAGAATGATGTATCAATTAATTGAACAAAGAAGCATCAGTAACTTCCCCTGTGATATGACCAAATAGGATAAGATCTAGTATGATCACTCAGAGAAGTTCTGAAGTTTCTTCAACCAATCTGACAAAGCAGCTCGAAGCAAAACAAACTACTCACATGGTTGGACACGAAGATCTGCACCGGCCCGGCCTCTGCAAAGAAGCCCATCTGCAGAACGAAGAAGCCAAAGAGTTTTAGCCACCAAAACCAATCGTGGCAATCACCTCCAACACCAAGACCACCACCCAGCGACATTAGCACATCACAATTCACACCAAATTGGAACAACGCAAGCACAGCACCGCGAGGGGTTAGCAGGGAGGCAGGCCAGCCCACCTTATTGACCATGGTAACGACGGCCTCGAGGATCTCGCCCTTGAAGGGCCGGAAGACGACGCACTGGTACTTGACGGGGAAGGTGACGTAGCCGGTGCCCTCCCGGATGAGCCCCTTCCCGATGTCCTCTACCCCCGTGATCGCCACCACGAACCCGTGCCTCCCGCTGCAACAAGAGCAAGAACTCGCCTGCTGCCTCAGCGCCGCCGCGCATTCTGCCGAGCCCTAGCTAGGTTTAGGAGGGGAACCCTACCTGCAGGTGCCCTCGACGTCCTTGATGAGCTTGGAGACGAGCTTGTCGCGGAGGTGCGGCCCGAAGTGCCGCGGGTGCAGCTGCATGTTCCGCTCCAGCACGATGTGGAAGAACATCTTGCTTTGCTCTcctcggcggcggccggcggcgaggggaGGCTTTTCCGATTCGAGAAGGGCTAGTGCGCTTCGCTCCGATCGATGGCAAATGGGAAATGTGGGCTGGAATTGGGAAATGGAAATGAGATAGAAAATCCAAGCCCTTCATTCTTATACCCCCTTAGATCTTAACCGTCCATCTTCCACACTAATCCCTATCCCACCCCTATTTCCCATTATCCAAATGAGGGTATTAACCCGGGAACGTGCCGTAATAGCCGTCGGATCCATCGTTTTGTGCATCTGGGCCGTTCAATGCGACAATTCACCCCTGCTTTGGAGTACTCTCGCTAGGTTTTTGGCTCTCTCACCAAAAAAACTCTTGCCGCTGCCGCTCTTTCCCCGTCCCGCCGAGCCCttgcgccgccgcggcgccgctCCTGGTGCGGGAAGgctcccatctctctctccgTATCCGTGGCTTAGAGTCTCGTACTTGCTCGCGCTCATCATTTTATTCGTTGGTGCTGTTCGTTCGCTACCTACCACCACAGAGCCGGTGGATGACGTCGAGATGCGCGGCGAGAGTGTCGCCTCCGCAGTGCACGCCGCGGCGCGGCTGAGCGGGCTCGCGGGCTTCGGCAAGCCCGGCGAAATGCGGCGGGTCAGGTATTTATCCCACTTCGCGTCCCCCTCTCTCTGGCTTGAGACGTGATGCTGTGGTGTCTTGTTACGAGTGGTCGGGGGACCTGAGGTTGGCCGTGCGTTCTGGCAGGAGGACGTGCCATCGTCTGCGCCGCCGTTAGCTTCAGGCCATGCATCGACATCCACAAGCTGCGTAGGAATGGTGCTTTTTTGTTCTCTTGATTCCTATCTGtgggaaataaaaaaaaacattatggTCAGTGTGTGCTCTGAAGTTCGGCATGATTTCAAGTTAGTGCCCCGACCAGTTTTTACGACTTATGTGTTCCTCGTTTTCCTGTAGTGTGATAAGGCAGTGGACTAATGGTGCTAAAAATAGTGAACTGTGGTTTCTGATCATTGGCTCATGTAGTGCTTTCACTGCTTTGTAATAATCTAAGTTCAGGAACCTTCCGGCATTAACAGTATCGTTTATCTGATGGGCTATGCTTTTAAATTTTCAGGGCAAAGTTAAACAGATTGTTGGCTCTACTCTTCGGGGTTCATCAAATGATGGCACAgcacttgtgagttgtgacgaACTTTGAATCAGACAAATCTGCTGCAGAATTTGCAAATCTTTATGAAGAAGACAAAACTGCCAGGCTGCTGCCCTAGAGGCACTACATGCATATCCTGGTGAGAATGTGTTTATCTAGTTACTACCAGAACTGTGATTGTTCAGGTGGTGCTGATGCTAGTTGGCAAATTATATTTGTCACATTTTTAACAGCTATTCTGATGATTAATGCAATAAAATGAGGTTTGGAATCTGTTAATTGATCACCATGGATATTATAAATATTCATGGTGAGCCTAGCTTCTGATTTCTTGGATAACAAACAGATGATTCTGTGTGCACGTGTGCCTTTTTGTGATATCTGTTCAGAATATATAATTGTGTACTAGATGAACTTGTTTTGTCAAATATGTGTGCATCATAGTACCACCTTTATATTGTATCGTTAAAATTACTGAACATAGAAGTGGAAATGCTGGCACAACAACCAATTTTTAGTGTCGTAAATGCCATTCTGATAAGTTGGATATCATAATTCTGCCATTGGCCGTGAAGTTTCCTCTATCAATTATAAGCTAGTGTCGTGAGGATTAGCTTATTGACATATGATATGATCTTGCGAGCCCACTGAAGACTTCAGTCAAGGCAGGTTGAAGGTTGTCTACTAGCTGATACTTCGTCAACATCAGCTCCATTTGCCAGTGTTGAAGCCCAAGCTGCTGTGAGATTACACTGTAAATGATGAACATAGTGCTAGAGCCTGTTGAgatgttttaatattttttgtgcCATTCTCACCAACTAGTTCATTTGGAGAGTGTTGTCCTTCTGCTTGTGGTGCCTCTGTTAGTACGGTTTGTTTCTGCTGTAAGCCATGAGGTACCAACAATGACATACTATAATAAACTTGGGCTATCATTATACTAGGTGGTTTGCAAGTTGGAGGTGGAATAAATTTGGAGAATGCAATATATTACCTTAATGAAGGGGCTAGTCACGTGATTGTAACATCTGTATGTGTTCATGCTCTAAGTTTgtgtaaattatttttttctcctttcccttcattTTGTGAAACCTTCTATAATTGTGTTTGTTATGTATGTACGAGGATAAGATTAGACCCTAACCCATTATATTCACATTTCCTATACGTTTTCTGTAGTTGTACAATATTTTGATACCTCATTGGTCCATGGTAATGATATTATTGATTTCTCAGCACCTAGCATCCATTTTCTTATTGTACCTAGCCGCTCTGTTTGACAAACATTTtcattatttattattattgttggCACAATTTACCTGCAACTTGCCTTTACTGAAGTTAGCCTTATGCCCTTATCTATCAGTTGAATATCTCTAACTCATGCATTGGAGTCTTTTACGTAGTATGTGTTTAGCGATGGCAAAATGAATATTGAAAGGCCAAGGCAACTTGTCGAGCTGGTTGGGAAACTGAGGCTTGTTTTGGACCTTAGCTGTCGAAAAAAAGTACAAAGTACATTGGATACCTTGTTTTCAAAAGTTTATTAAATCCATTACATTCTATTGCTATTTTACACTTTATTTTGTTGAGTACTTTAGTATGTGGGACAGAGTTGTCATTAAACATGAGAACAATGTAAAATTGTGAGTTGCTGAATTATGCTAACAATATTTGTGAAGTGCAATGAAATGGATAGAGCTAAGTGTGTACTTCAAACATTTCAAGCATTAAAAGGCAGGCCCAAGCCTGGAAATTTCAAATCGGCTAGGTTGTAAATTAACAAATTACCAACAAGAACAGCAAGATAATCTGTggaacaaaaaataaattaagaaaGGGCACAATTAGTTGTGCTAAGTGGCTGTAAATTAGCTGAACACTCTGGGAGCTACTAGAGAAGATCACTACATCTATAGTAATCCATAGGAAGAAATCAAGTGTTCTTCCAATGTGGCCAATGTTATCATCTTATTGACTGCTCTTTGGATCCTTGATTATCTTCTAACCAAATGTTTCTGGTAAGGATGGCAGATACACCATCATGACTGACAGGTggcaaaagttcagcaatgtCTTCGTGGATGAACCAACATTAGAACGTCTTGCTGCCTATGCAGATGAGTTTTTGGTTCATGGTGTTGATGTGGTGAGCAAAAGGTGAACTATGTTCCTTTTTATTTAATCCATCTTTTGTACATCTGCTTTCGACATGGGATATAATAGTTGTAACATTTCATCCATCTATAATTTGTATGATCGTGCCTTTTCCAAACTTCATATGTGGCCGCATTTATCTTGAGTTCAGCATTAATATACTGATTTATTATGTACAGAACTTTTGGTAAGAATGTAAATTGAAAACAAATTGTTGAACAATTGAAGTTAATGTGCTCCTCCCAAAAGAAAATACTACCATGTTTAGGCAGGCATTTTTTAGTACTTTTATATGTATCTTGTTATAGTTTACTCTTTATTTTGAGTGTAATGTGTTCAAAAGTCCAAACCATTGTGCCTCTTGAATTGTATGTTAGTGTGCATTATCTAGTTCATTTGTATATTCATCCATGTTAAATATTCAATCTCGCCAAAGCTAGATTTCTTATCAGCTGACATCACTTCTTGTAAAGCTTTCTTAGCGCAGTCACTTCTAATTTAAGTTAGCATGTGAATTACAGGTTAGGAATTGATGAGGAACTTGTGGCACTATTGGGGCGTCATTCACCTGTATGTGCAGTTCTATACTTGATTTATTACATTAAATTCAGAATATCAGTTTATTTTCATTCATTACTTTCTCTTCTAGTTTTCATCTAATTTTACCATTTACAATGCTTTCAGCGAATAAAGTACCTAAATAGTGTGAAGCAAAAAGTACTGTATTACTTCGGATAACAAATACTATGTGGTGGTGATGGTTATTCTAAAAGCAACATAACAAGTCGACTATGATCATAACTTAAAACTCAGTTGAGTTTGTTTAGTGGTAAAACTCAGTCAAGTTAAATCAAACACAAGTTGAGTAGTCACGTTTCCATGCTTATTTATATTGAATTAGAAAACTCTTGAAGAACCTACAAATGAAAATTTAGTCTACTTTTAGTGCAGATGTCGTCAGGTTTTAAAGAGTCCTGGATAATGGATATGCACTTATACTGTTTATGAGCTCACAATTGTATCTTTGACTATGTAGATCCCTGTAACTTATGCTGGGGGTGTGTCAACAATGGATGACCTGGAGAGGATAAAGAAAGCTGGCAATAGTTGAGTTGATGTTACGGTTGGGAGTGCCTTAGATATATTTGGAGGAGATTTGCCTTACAAGAATGTTGTCCTTTGGCACAGAGAGCAAAATATGGTTAGCCGACCGTGAAGAAATCACAGGTTTGGTGCTTGCTCAGTTCCATCAGCTCAGTGCCCACTGAACATCACCATGAACGTACTTTTTGAACATTCTATTGCGAATAATTCAATGATTCTTCGCTTATCTAAGTTGGAGTGGAGGAACACTATGTTAGTCAGTTGTGGCGCGTGGCAGTAGCCTTGCATTGAGTAAAGTGATCACTATATTGTTCTTGATAATCTCTCCACTAAACATTAACATGTGGTTAAAGCTGTGACAACCAATATACTTTTTGAATATTCTATGCGAATAATTCAGTGGGTCTTCAGTGATCGAAGTCGAAGGTGAGGAACAAGATTTTGCGTGAGTGTGGGCATTAGGGTTGCGTTAGTTAAGAAGGATAGCGAAATTGTTTACTATGTTGTTCTTGACCGTTTCTGTACCTCAATTCATCTATTGTAATTATGAGTAAGCACAGCTAATGCTGAAGAATATTTGCATTATGTGCGGTCACAACCAACAACTTTCATATTCTGGGTTTTAAATTTCATATTTCAGATAATAATGGAGCCAGGGTAGCACCAGCTAATGCCGAACAATtcgatttatttaattttaatgcAAAACTTGGATCCGACTGATTATTTATGGTTCTAGTTTAAAATTAATGTTCACCtgttcaaattcaaaattttaattttggaccaaaaatattttttgggtCGGGATTTATTCTCATAGTCAGTACTAGGAAGACCGAATACATAAACACCAAGGCTAATTTTAAACACTAGGCAGCAAAAACATGTTGGCAAGCTATGCTTCCAGTCTGTTTGGCGTCTTCAGAAGTGGACAATCGATTAAGAAGATTAATCAGGTAGCCACTAGCCACATGGTTGATGGAACTATTAAAACTTGTATTGTCCAACTAGTGGCAGTATTATCAATGAAAAATAATATGCAGTTGCTGCTAGGGCATCGGAATGTTAACTAATTTGGGTGCCTATTTGCTATGTGTGTGGAGAGACAGAGCTCCAAGTAATAAACTTAAGTAGGAAAATATTTCAAGAGAGTGTTGAATGTTTGAAttgtaagaaaatattttgaatgTAGGAACCACTGAATTGAGTGTGCTGGCTCCTGTAGTCACTATTGTAGTCAACGAAAAAATTTAAAGTACACAAACTGTTTTTGGATGTGGCTTTTTAAAATTCAGGAAAATGATCCAGAAAATTCTCCGGGGTACACAAAATATCTAATatgtttttaaactattttttaaaaataaaacttcTAGGATGCTGCCGTGTGAATTGTAATGCACTAATAGTTCCAACTTGCAGTACGTAAGGCAAGGTTAGtaaccttttcttctttcctacAAGGAGGGAGCTATATTCGGTGTCTGTTTTTCGGATTCCTACTTGCTGGAAGTACTATTGATTGTTGAAATTACGACGAACTTATATACATAACGATTGAAAAAACTAATACTTGTATTTTCGTTATGTGCACAAGTTTCTTATGATTTGAGACACATTCCTAAATCCTAACCATATTTTCATCCGATTCCCGTTCCTTTCCTACTTGTACCTAACAATTTTGTATTTTCGCATAGAGGGAAATAGAAACCATGGAAATAAATACTTCCGTGTTTTCACCCTAGGAACAACTGGTCCCGATGTCAGCTTAGCATTCATTAGTTCTAAGCATGGGTAGTAAGCAATGAAGAATGTCTGGTACAGTGGTCCTGCCCTGCCCCCGTCACATGCTTCGGCGCGCAGGGCGTCAGGCAAGGCCATCACAGGAATAAACAAATGGGGTCGGGGGCAAAAGCAAATCTCAAATCTCTCGCGCATCGCCCACCACGAACCGTTGTTTCCTGCCACTATGTCCCCGTTTGTCACCGCACTCCCTTTCTCCCGTAGATTTGTGCCCTGCTCCTCAGGTTCGTCGTTTAACACCAACCTTAGTGTTTTTAAAAGagaacttttacagtacaccaaaATCAATATTATCTATCCATTTGTGAGAATCCGATGGTTTAGATTGAATGTATTATGTATCACTAGTAT includes:
- the LOC133928844 gene encoding DNA-directed RNA polymerase II subunit RPB7 translates to MFFHIVLERNMQLHPRHFGPHLRDKLVSKLIKDVEGTCSGRHGFVVAITGVEDIGKGLIREGTGYVTFPVKYQCVVFRPFKGEILEAVVTMVNKMGFFAEAGPVQIFVSNHLIPDDMEFQSGDVPNYTTSDGSVKIQKESEVRLKIIGTRVDATEIFCIGTIKDDFLGVINDPGSAV